One segment of Pyxidicoccus xibeiensis DNA contains the following:
- a CDS encoding sensor histidine kinase, which translates to MKQKRSPPPHDVQVLGLAWLAGLPGSVAALIMVWTGDFSAKVQWTLTTLVVGVFLGVGLLVRERVMRPLHAVANLLAALREGDYSVRGRGARGGDALGEVLLEVNALGDTLREQRLGALEAGALLEQVMEEIDVGVLAFDVAGTLKLVNRAGERLLGQPRSQLVGKGAGSLGLSDLLEGPVPRRLTRSFAEEGGPYEVRRGEFRQGGLPHQLVVIADLRLALREQEREAWRRLVRVLSHEINNSLTPIGSIAEALRDMLVQQPRAADWEEDAKSGLGIIARRSESLARFMSAYARLARLPPPSLGNVEVDGWVRRVAALEHRRPVAVRAGPALVVRGDVDQLEQLLINLVRNAVDAVQMAPEGGNVWVSWAVLSPGAVEVWVEDEGPGLADTGNLFVPFFTTKPQGSGIGLALSRQIAEAHGGGLRLENRPEGRGCRARLKLPLDAPGVQVGQG; encoded by the coding sequence GTGAAGCAGAAGCGCAGCCCTCCGCCACATGACGTGCAGGTGCTCGGCCTGGCGTGGCTGGCGGGGCTGCCGGGCTCGGTGGCCGCGCTCATCATGGTGTGGACGGGGGACTTCTCCGCGAAGGTGCAGTGGACGCTGACCACGCTGGTGGTGGGCGTCTTCCTCGGCGTCGGGCTCCTGGTGCGCGAGCGGGTGATGCGGCCGCTGCACGCGGTGGCGAACCTGTTGGCCGCGCTGCGCGAGGGTGATTACTCGGTGCGCGGGCGCGGTGCGCGCGGGGGTGACGCGCTGGGCGAGGTGCTGCTGGAGGTCAACGCGCTGGGCGACACGCTGCGCGAGCAGCGGCTGGGGGCGCTGGAGGCAGGGGCGCTCCTGGAGCAGGTGATGGAGGAGATCGACGTCGGGGTGCTGGCCTTCGACGTGGCGGGCACGCTGAAGCTGGTGAACCGCGCGGGGGAGCGGCTGCTGGGGCAGCCTCGCTCGCAGCTGGTGGGGAAGGGGGCCGGCTCGCTGGGGCTGTCGGACCTGCTGGAGGGCCCGGTGCCCCGGCGGCTGACGCGCAGCTTCGCGGAGGAGGGCGGCCCCTACGAGGTGCGGCGGGGTGAGTTCCGCCAGGGCGGGCTGCCGCACCAGCTCGTCGTCATCGCTGACTTGAGATTGGCGCTGCGCGAGCAGGAGCGCGAGGCGTGGCGCCGGCTGGTGCGGGTGCTGAGCCACGAAATCAACAACTCGCTGACGCCCATCGGCTCCATCGCCGAGGCGCTGCGGGACATGCTGGTGCAGCAGCCGCGCGCGGCGGACTGGGAGGAGGACGCGAAGAGCGGGCTGGGCATCATCGCCCGGCGCTCGGAGTCACTGGCGCGCTTCATGTCCGCGTACGCGAGGCTGGCGCGGCTGCCTCCGCCGTCCCTGGGGAACGTGGAAGTGGACGGCTGGGTGCGGCGGGTGGCGGCGCTGGAGCACCGCCGGCCGGTGGCGGTGCGCGCGGGCCCGGCACTGGTGGTGCGCGGGGACGTGGACCAGCTGGAGCAGCTGCTCATCAACCTGGTGCGCAACGCGGTGGACGCGGTGCAGATGGCTCCGGAGGGCGGCAACGTCTGGGTGTCCTGGGCAGTGCTGTCACCGGGCGCGGTGGAGGTGTGGGTGGAGGACGAGGGCCCCGGGCTGGCGGACACGGGCAACCTCTTCGTGCCCTTCTTCACCACGAAGCCGCAGGGCAGCGGCATCGGCCTGGCGCTGAGCCGGCAGATTGCGGAGGCCCATGGCGGAGGCCTGCGTCTGGAGAACCGGCCGGAGGGGCGGGGGTGCCGCGCACGGCTGAAGCTGCCGCTGGACGCCCCGGGCGTGCAGGTGGGCCAGGGCTGA
- a CDS encoding imm11 family protein — protein sequence MPYSYYTFGHAHDPRAVEIVDLPDRVEDYFYLSDGIPCASYLPPTTELSLYERAGDMFTDFIDNPDRVLYVSQRVQDVLKSRGLVGEAIELLPFVLLDKRGRRTRESYAIANPLVRVPCLDFERSKYRRTASDPNELAEVKLLHVREDAVPDNAQLFRMAEYSEMIVLRSDLLEAFQQAGLTGLAVNPAGKTIPG from the coding sequence ATGCCCTATTCCTATTACACGTTCGGACATGCGCATGACCCCCGTGCGGTGGAGATCGTCGACCTTCCGGACAGGGTCGAGGACTACTTCTACCTGAGCGATGGCATCCCGTGTGCCTCCTACCTGCCGCCGACGACCGAGCTCAGCCTCTACGAACGCGCTGGGGACATGTTCACGGACTTCATCGACAACCCGGACCGTGTGCTCTACGTGTCCCAGCGCGTGCAGGACGTCTTGAAGAGCCGGGGATTGGTAGGCGAGGCCATCGAGCTGCTGCCCTTCGTACTGCTGGACAAGCGCGGCCGTCGCACCCGCGAGTCCTATGCCATCGCCAATCCGCTGGTGCGCGTACCGTGTCTGGACTTCGAGCGCTCGAAGTACCGGCGCACCGCCAGCGACCCGAACGAGCTCGCCGAGGTCAAGCTGCTGCACGTGCGCGAGGATGCCGTGCCCGACAACGCCCAGCTCTTCCGGATGGCGGAGTACTCGGAAATGATTGTGCTGCGCTCCGACCTCCTGGAGGCCTTCCAGCAGGCGGGGCTCACCGGGCTCGCGGTCAACCCCGCGGGCAAGACCATCCCGGGCTGA
- a CDS encoding immunity 49 family protein gives MDSVLDNLLFLLGQRMPRLQSSSAKPDAKLTLETAALWRQYGCGLLLSELDEEGFRDGLEQAATLYRDLLKRRSACSEFDQYYLARSKGEPLFDALAVGAWDLARDIAARMTSTWMQRMEAEEDFHYFGVLSAMLLQRPDLDSELAAFERCLQGGQSYRFDAVKGLTLADAEAFEAGLQGMIEEQAAWVERQQRSGLFDPYLHKTSAFVFIEGVALVRLARNRALKTEERYRLIPAPALGGGAG, from the coding sequence ATGGACTCGGTCCTCGACAACCTCCTCTTCCTGCTGGGCCAGCGGATGCCCCGGCTTCAGTCGTCGTCGGCGAAGCCGGACGCGAAGCTGACCTTGGAGACGGCGGCCCTCTGGCGGCAGTACGGCTGTGGATTGCTGCTGTCCGAGCTGGACGAGGAAGGCTTTCGCGATGGCCTGGAGCAGGCGGCGACGCTCTACCGGGACCTGCTGAAGCGCCGGAGCGCATGCTCCGAGTTCGACCAGTACTACCTTGCACGCAGCAAGGGCGAGCCGCTCTTCGACGCCCTCGCCGTGGGTGCATGGGACCTGGCCCGGGACATTGCGGCGAGGATGACGTCCACCTGGATGCAGCGGATGGAGGCCGAGGAGGACTTCCACTACTTCGGTGTGCTCAGCGCCATGCTACTCCAGCGGCCCGACCTGGACTCGGAGCTGGCGGCCTTCGAGCGGTGCCTCCAGGGAGGACAGTCCTACCGCTTCGACGCGGTGAAGGGCCTGACACTCGCGGATGCCGAGGCCTTCGAAGCCGGCCTCCAGGGAATGATTGAGGAGCAGGCCGCCTGGGTCGAGCGGCAGCAGCGCTCCGGACTCTTCGACCCCTATCTCCACAAGACGTCTGCCTTCGTCTTCATCGAGGGCGTGGCGCTCGTCCGCCTGGCGAGGAACCGGGCGTTGAAGACCGAAGAGCGGTATCGCCTCATTCCGGCGCCAGCGCTTGGCGGCGGAGCCGGGTAG
- a CDS encoding Imm49 family immunity protein, whose amino-acid sequence MTLSAKEKQVLDQLKEHLAVIAAGHPAVEIGETYEEAELCFQAMACCKLLRAADKAGFQKYLFWTGLTRRYFLERSKDEGGQNDFRRARSRSEGFFCAAAAGDIPLALEISALSPTRWMKKGEYEEDFAYHEFLSVTLGGAEEAEREASLKRFDKALKGDASARYDVCQALQEGDGAAFEQAFQELCERNASEQLKERPEFADTATFEPRSRVFTEGFALVRIAESRGIRVPKQPFPLCPETGRVGLLRRRPDDLFAEMAGLQ is encoded by the coding sequence ATGACACTGAGTGCGAAAGAGAAGCAGGTGCTCGACCAGCTCAAGGAGCACCTGGCGGTCATCGCAGCCGGACACCCCGCCGTGGAGATTGGAGAGACGTACGAGGAGGCCGAGCTGTGCTTCCAGGCGATGGCCTGCTGCAAGCTGCTCAGGGCGGCCGACAAGGCGGGCTTCCAGAAATACCTCTTCTGGACGGGGCTCACCCGCCGCTACTTCCTCGAGCGGAGCAAGGACGAGGGCGGACAGAATGACTTCCGCCGCGCCAGGAGCCGGAGCGAGGGGTTCTTCTGCGCCGCCGCGGCGGGGGATATCCCCCTGGCGCTCGAAATCAGCGCCCTGTCCCCGACCCGATGGATGAAGAAGGGGGAGTACGAAGAGGACTTCGCCTATCACGAGTTCCTCTCCGTGACGCTCGGCGGGGCGGAGGAGGCTGAGCGCGAGGCGTCTCTCAAGCGCTTCGACAAGGCCCTGAAGGGTGATGCGTCCGCGCGCTACGACGTGTGCCAGGCCCTGCAGGAAGGGGACGGGGCGGCCTTCGAGCAAGCCTTCCAGGAGCTGTGTGAGCGGAATGCGTCCGAGCAGCTCAAGGAGCGCCCCGAGTTCGCCGACACCGCCACCTTCGAGCCCCGCAGCCGCGTCTTCACCGAGGGCTTCGCGCTGGTGAGAATCGCCGAGAGCCGGGGCATCCGCGTCCCCAAGCAGCCCTTCCCGCTGTGTCCGGAGACGGGCCGCGTCGGGCTGCTCCGCCGCCGGCCGGATGACCTCTTCGCGGAGATGGCGGGCCTTCAGTAG
- a CDS encoding imm11 family protein: MSKLPLVWEWDVGGSFCVLTPLRNVEDEYELSRGISRAKGFPSDAAFHMDPKFKRYVDLADNLKNPDRIITVSKALKEFIEARKPREVEYLQVPIFNHKKKVASDEYFIINPLRVFDCIDKEKSDISWNAIDPDKISAVEKLVLKPKAFEPGFLLFRLKHFEHAVMVDRKLAQAILDEGFTGLIFDEVDTFVR; this comes from the coding sequence ATGAGCAAGCTGCCTCTAGTCTGGGAGTGGGATGTCGGCGGGAGCTTCTGCGTCCTGACGCCGCTGCGGAACGTGGAAGACGAGTACGAGCTCTCCCGGGGCATCTCCAGAGCCAAGGGGTTCCCGTCCGACGCCGCCTTCCACATGGACCCCAAGTTCAAGCGGTACGTCGACCTGGCCGACAACCTCAAGAACCCCGACAGAATCATCACCGTCTCCAAGGCACTGAAGGAGTTCATCGAGGCCCGGAAGCCGCGCGAAGTCGAGTACCTGCAGGTGCCCATCTTCAACCACAAGAAGAAGGTGGCGAGCGATGAGTACTTCATCATCAACCCGCTGCGCGTCTTCGACTGCATCGACAAGGAGAAGTCAGACATCTCCTGGAACGCCATCGACCCGGACAAGATCAGCGCCGTCGAGAAGCTGGTCCTGAAGCCCAAGGCATTCGAGCCGGGGTTCCTGCTGTTCCGGCTGAAGCACTTCGAGCACGCCGTCATGGTGGACCGCAAGCTCGCACAGGCCATCCTCGACGAGGGCTTCACCGGCCTCATCTTCGACGAGGTCGACACCTTCGTGCGCTGA
- a CDS encoding AHH domain-containing protein, producing the protein MSVLKHIKKEKKRESTLHKTSNYAKNCNTGFRTKPYCEIHHIVCLQSVAARVEQYNPGLKDYVEACLWVTPWDINDSNNLMGLPLNFQYRMSDGTAPKNMPSHQVDHNTRGGYREEVSDYLKENVWNALTAKKKVHDVDVKRLKDELDKASTTFRGRIKVRGTRQGGTKKCWQKRFDKAYKALWYHPFSMALRPNPRHPGLSLKTLVKIFKKLN; encoded by the coding sequence GTGAGCGTCCTGAAGCACATCAAGAAAGAGAAGAAGCGCGAATCGACCCTTCACAAAACCTCCAACTACGCGAAGAACTGCAACACGGGCTTCCGCACGAAGCCCTATTGCGAGATTCACCACATCGTGTGTCTCCAGTCCGTCGCGGCTCGCGTCGAGCAATACAACCCGGGGCTCAAGGACTACGTCGAGGCCTGCCTCTGGGTGACGCCCTGGGACATCAACGACTCCAACAACCTGATGGGGCTGCCCCTCAACTTCCAGTACCGGATGTCGGACGGCACCGCGCCGAAGAACATGCCCTCACACCAGGTCGACCACAATACGAGGGGTGGCTACCGGGAGGAGGTCTCCGATTACCTCAAGGAGAACGTGTGGAACGCGCTGACCGCCAAGAAGAAGGTCCACGACGTAGATGTGAAGAGGCTCAAGGACGAGCTCGACAAGGCCAGCACCACCTTCCGCGGGAGAATCAAGGTCCGGGGAACCCGCCAGGGGGGTACGAAGAAATGCTGGCAGAAGCGCTTCGACAAGGCCTACAAGGCCCTGTGGTACCACCCCTTCTCCATGGCCCTGCGTCCCAACCCTCGCCATCCAGGGCTGTCGCTGAAGACGCTGGTCAAAATCTTCAAGAAGCTGAATTGA
- a CDS encoding SRPBCC family protein has protein sequence MSDHGVVTGEGILRFERLLPGPIERVWTFLTESEQRGRWLATGNMELRVGGRVELLFRHADLTSSVEPTPEKFKRYEYGTGFEGRVTRCEPPRVLSYTWGGEANESEVTFELTPRGDATLLVLTHRRLGKERAVMANVASGWHTHLGILTDALGGVERRPFWSTHARMEAEYTERLAET, from the coding sequence ATGAGTGACCACGGCGTCGTCACGGGCGAAGGCATCCTCCGCTTCGAGCGCCTGCTGCCAGGCCCCATCGAGCGCGTCTGGACCTTCCTCACCGAGTCGGAGCAGCGCGGCAGGTGGCTGGCCACCGGGAACATGGAGCTGCGCGTGGGCGGGCGCGTGGAGCTGCTGTTCCGCCACGCGGACCTCACGTCCAGCGTCGAGCCGACGCCCGAGAAGTTCAAGCGGTACGAGTACGGCACCGGCTTCGAGGGCCGCGTCACCCGCTGCGAGCCTCCTCGCGTGCTGAGCTACACGTGGGGCGGCGAGGCCAACGAGTCGGAGGTCACCTTCGAGCTCACGCCCCGCGGGGACGCCACCCTGCTCGTGCTGACGCACCGGCGGCTCGGCAAGGAGCGCGCCGTCATGGCCAACGTCGCCAGTGGCTGGCACACGCACCTGGGCATCCTCACCGACGCCCTCGGCGGCGTGGAGCGGCGCCCCTTCTGGTCGACGCATGCGCGCATGGAGGCGGAGTACACCGAGCGGCTCGCGGAGACCTGA
- a CDS encoding ArsR/SmtB family transcription factor: MVERHSGQLDQVFQALADPTRRRMLRSLSAGERSIGELAAPFRMSFAGASKHVKVLERAGLVQRTVQGRTHVCRLAPAPLAEAMEWLRFYEQFWPGRLEALEQALLDDGRTAKRGAPHE, encoded by the coding sequence ATGGTTGAACGTCATTCAGGACAGCTCGACCAGGTCTTCCAGGCGCTCGCGGACCCGACGCGGCGGCGGATGCTGCGCAGCCTCAGTGCGGGGGAGCGCAGCATCGGTGAGCTGGCGGCGCCGTTCCGCATGTCCTTCGCCGGGGCGTCCAAGCACGTGAAGGTGCTGGAGCGCGCCGGGCTCGTGCAGCGGACGGTGCAGGGACGCACGCACGTGTGCCGGCTCGCGCCCGCGCCGCTGGCCGAGGCCATGGAGTGGCTGCGCTTCTACGAGCAGTTCTGGCCGGGCCGGCTCGAGGCGCTCGAGCAGGCGCTGCTCGACGACGGACGAACCGCCAAACGAGGAGCCCCCCATGAGTGA